DNA from Parvularcula marina:
GGGCAGCATTTCAAGCTCCGGCAGGTTCACCGCATTGTCGTGTGTCGCACCGACATAGAAGGCGTGGTCGCACCACATGCGACCCTTGGCACGATCCAGCTTGTCATTGATCGCCGGCGCATCGGTCGTCAGCGGATTGGTGTTCGGCATCTCAAAGACACCTGTCACCCCACCAAGGACAGCGCCCTTGGAACCAGCGGCCAGATTTTCCTTATGCTCCGCCCCCGGCTCACGGAAGTGAACCTGCGTGTCGATCACACCAGGCAGGACGTGAAGGCCGGTACAGTCAATGATCTCGCCCGCATCCTCGTCATGCAGGTCACCGATGGCGGCGATCTTGCCGTCCTTCACGGCGACATCGCGAATACCTTCGCCGTCATGATTGACGACCGTGCCGCCCCGAAGAATGAGATCGTAGTTTGCCATTTAGAGTCCCGGCGTGCAGCGGGCACGCTCCTCCACATTTAGTTCAGGATCGAGCAACCGGTCCCGCCATTTCAGCGACCAGTGAAGATGCGGGCCTGTGACCCGGCCTTCCATGCCGACCTTGCCTAACAGGTCCCCCTGCTCGACCGTATCGCCGGCTTCCACAAGGACTTCTGACATGTGCATCATCGCAGACTCAAGGAGCTGCCCGTGATCTATGAGGACGAGCCCGCCCTCGAAGAACATGTCAGGCTCTGCCAGAGTGACGATCCCGTCCGCAGGCGCATAAATCGGTGTACCGATGTAATCGATCGGGCTCATACCGTCCGGCGCCGCAACATCGACACCAGAGTGATAGTTCCGCGCTTTGCCATTGACGATCCGGCGATAGCCGAAGGGACTGGAGACACAGCCCTCGGCCGGCCAGACAAATCCCGACAGCCAGTAGACAGAGCCAGACATCTGACTACGCGCCTTGTCCTTCAGCTTCTTGTCAGCCGCGATTTTCTTGAGGTCGAAATCCGTGCGCGGATTGGCCTTGTTCTCGGCAACGGTCACGCTGCTTTCGAGCCATTGTTGCGGACGCACCTGAATGGTCTCGCGCTCTTCCTTACCATCAGGTGAGACGACCTTGAGGACTGCCGTGGCCGGATGATCCCGGTCGAAGCCGATCAGGAAGTGACCGCCTTCATCGACCAAGACCTCTGTATCGTCGAGAAAGACCTTGCTGCCCGGCGGGGTTTGCCCGCGCAAAAGGCCGCCCTGAAACTGGGTGCCCTCAAGCACGGTCTGGGTGACCTTTGCGGCAGGGCCATCGGTGCGTGGGGCAGTATCATCCTCATCATTGCGGGCCGCGGTCGGCACAGCGCTGACGGAGGAGACATTCTCTTCATGCTTGGGCGACAGCGAAGGGACCGGCGGCGCAGCAGTTGCGGCACAAGCGCTGAGCGCGGCGAGCGGAAATAACACAACCGATTTCATTAAAAGGCTTCTCCCTTTTTGAGCGCCGCCGCATAGGCCTCATGCGATGCGGCCGCATCGGCATAGGCTTCCTGTCGGCTGACGCTCCAATAACGCAGGTCTCCCAATGGGATATGCCGCCCCGTCACGGCGCAGACGACATAGTCGCCCGGCAGGATGATTTCGAAATCACCATCGAGGTAGCTGAGTCTGGCCGGCGTGCCGCCGGTATCATTCATTCTGTTCATCGGCGGGACTATAGCGGCGGATTCGCGAAATGGCAGGGGCTAGGTGTCGCCCCTGCTATCTTGTCATGTGACAATGATTTCGCTGGTCCCGATTGCCTAGAATGGCAAACGTCGTAGGCGCCCTCCGATCAGAAGCGCGCATCTCCGCCGATGATGAAGGTGTGGCTCTCCACACCGGTGTCGGAGGCTTCCTGAATGCCAACAAAAGGTTGGAAGCCGTTATTGTAGACATATTCCGCCCCCAGATTGAGGAAGGGTAGCACCGACCATTCAAGCGCGGCCGAGTGCTGATCAGCAAGATCGAACTCGGTATCGTCCGGGCCGAAAATGCCGCGGCTGAGCACAGCCGAGAAATTCGCGCCCTTGCCCATCAGGTCGAAATGATAGCGCCCCTGCAGCGTGATCGCCTGAAGAACGGGCGAGTCGTCATAGCTCTCGCCGGTAAGCGCTGACATGGTCGTTGCCGGCCATTTGTCAGTCGAACGGGTGTACTCTGCTTCGACATCAATGTTCTCGAAATTGAGGAGCGCCGCGACATTCATCAGCCCGTTGCGTTCCTGAAAGAAGACCGGCGGGAAGGCCGGCGCATTGGGCGGTCCTGCGCGGATGATCGCCTCTTCGGTGTGGGCGGTGAAATTGTTGTTGTAGATCGTGTCATGCAGATAGCTGGCGGACAGCCTTGCCCGCGCACCGATGCGGTCGAGGGTGAAGACCTTCTCCGCCTTGACCGCGAAATTGCCGAAGACATCGTCATTATCCGAATAGGCGACCCGCATCTGGCGGCTGCCATTGATCAGCGTGCCCGAGACGCGGAACGTATCCCCGATATAGCCAACCTCGACGACCGGATCGTCCGACAGCGTCCAGAAATAGTGCTGGTTCACCGAATGGGTGAAGGGCGTGAACGTATCGAACTGACCGAAATCGACCGTCTTCCGCCCAACCGCAGCATAGAACGGAGATTGCTCGAGATTACCGAAGATCACATAGGCTTCGCGAAGCTGCACATTGTCCTGATCCGGACGATAGAAGACTTCTGAATGCTCAATCTGGGCAAAGCCGGTGATCCATTTGCCAAAATTGCCGGTGAAGGTGACGGCGGCATTCTGGATCAGCGCTTCGGTATTGTCGGTGTCACTGTCATGCTGGAACGGAAAGCGCGACAGGATCGGGAATTTGCCTGCGGTGTTGGTCTGTTCCTTGTAAAGACCGCCGCGGATCAACCCGCCGACATAAATGCTGTTGGTCTTGAGTTCGCCCGCCTCGTAGCGCTTGAGCAGGTAGGGCACATCCGAGGTCAGCCCTTCCTGAAAATCGAGTACCTTCTCAGTCAGCGCCCGGTCGCGTTCGACCGTGACAGGGCCGAGCCGCAGGCCGCGCCCCTCTTCTGCTGCCGCAAAGGACATCCCTGCGATGATACTGGAAATGGCAAAAACAAACGATTTCATGGCCCCGGCCTTCACCTCAAGACGATGAAGCGGGGCTAGCAATGAGGTGTTAACCGAGTGTTCCCTCGCCCTGCGGCGATCAGTTCCAGTCCTTTCGGGACAGCCAGACCGCGATGACGATGAAGAGCGCGCCGCCGCCGAGCCCGCCAATCAGCAAAGTCTGCGTACCCAATCCGGCTTCCGAGCTGAGCATGTTGGCGGGCAGCAGCCACGGCATGAAATTGTAATTCTCGGTCGCGATGCCGAGGAATTTGAGCTGGTTGAGCGTGCCGACAAGAATCGCAAGGAACACCCCGCCAATGCCGGTCAGCAGCGGTAGGACCAGCCCGCCAAACCGCATCGCGACTCCGAACTGGATGGCGACAAGAAGGAAGCTGGCAAGCCAGATCTCGAACATCTCCTTGCCCATATGCTTCCATGGCACCATGCCAAAGAACGCATAATCAGGGCGGAGAAGGCCATGCACCTTGCCCGCGCCGATGCTCGCCCCGACAACAAGCGCACTGATCAGTGCCATGACGACAAGCGCGACAATCGCTTTGACGAGAAAGACCTGCCATTTCCGCTGTGGCAGCGTCAGCATGTAGGACCAGGTGTTCGGGCGGTATTCGATCTGCCCCATCATCGCGGTGATCACCGTCGCCGTCATCGGCAACAGGAAATAGGCCCAGGCATAGGACGCGCCTGTCTCCAGCATCGTCCAGGCCGGCCGCTCATCGACATTGCCGAGCCCGATCAGGAAGATCGAGAAAAGGAACACCGGCACGGCCAGCGAAGTCAGCCAGAGCTTTGACCGGCGGAGCTTGAAGAGTTCTGCGAGGAATAAACGAAACATGGCTCAGCCCTCCCCGCCCGGTTTAGTCAGCTCAAGGAAGACATTCTCGAGCTGCGGTTGTTTGAGTTCGAAATAGCTGACTTCGATGCCGGCCCCGACGAGCGCCGCCAGCAAGGCCGCCCGGCCCTTTTTATCCCAGTCACAGCGCGCCTCAACGAAGGAGCCGCGGATATTGGGCTCAAGCCCGCTATTGGTGAAGACCTCCGCAGCGCGGGTGGGATCATCGACTTCCGCGATCAGGAAGGCGCCTGCACTGGCTTTCAGTTCCTCAAGCGGCCCCTGAAAGAGCAGCTTACCCTTGTTGATGAGGGCGCAGGTGTCCGCCATCTGCTCGACTTCCGAGAGAAGGTGGCTGGAGAGAAGGACGGTCGTGCCGGTCCGTTCGGGCAGCGATTTGATCAGCTCCCGGACTTCGGCGATGCCGGATGGATCGAGCCCGTTGGTCGGCTCATCAAGGATCAGGAGCTGCGGCTTACCCAGAAGCGCGCGACCGATCGCGAGGCGCTGGCGCATTCCGAGCGAATAGCCCTTCGATTTGCGGTTCGCCGCATGGGTCAGCCCGACCAGCGCGAGAATTTCCTCGACCTCATCCCTGC
Protein-coding regions in this window:
- a CDS encoding DUF3573 domain-containing protein, producing the protein MKSFVFAISSIIAGMSFAAAEEGRGLRLGPVTVERDRALTEKVLDFQEGLTSDVPYLLKRYEAGELKTNSIYVGGLIRGGLYKEQTNTAGKFPILSRFPFQHDSDTDNTEALIQNAAVTFTGNFGKWITGFAQIEHSEVFYRPDQDNVQLREAYVIFGNLEQSPFYAAVGRKTVDFGQFDTFTPFTHSVNQHYFWTLSDDPVVEVGYIGDTFRVSGTLINGSRQMRVAYSDNDDVFGNFAVKAEKVFTLDRIGARARLSASYLHDTIYNNNFTAHTEEAIIRAGPPNAPAFPPVFFQERNGLMNVAALLNFENIDVEAEYTRSTDKWPATTMSALTGESYDDSPVLQAITLQGRYHFDLMGKGANFSAVLSRGIFGPDDTEFDLADQHSAALEWSVLPFLNLGAEYVYNNGFQPFVGIQEASDTGVESHTFIIGGDARF
- a CDS encoding DUF2093 domain-containing protein, with protein sequence MNRMNDTGGTPARLSYLDGDFEIILPGDYVVCAVTGRHIPLGDLRYWSVSRQEAYADAAASHEAYAAALKKGEAF
- a CDS encoding ABC transporter permease; this encodes MFRLFLAELFKLRRSKLWLTSLAVPVFLFSIFLIGLGNVDERPAWTMLETGASYAWAYFLLPMTATVITAMMGQIEYRPNTWSYMLTLPQRKWQVFLVKAIVALVVMALISALVVGASIGAGKVHGLLRPDYAFFGMVPWKHMGKEMFEIWLASFLLVAIQFGVAMRFGGLVLPLLTGIGGVFLAILVGTLNQLKFLGIATENYNFMPWLLPANMLSSEAGLGTQTLLIGGLGGGALFIVIAVWLSRKDWN
- a CDS encoding ABC transporter ATP-binding protein, which translates into the protein MNFSIETSGLSKRYGSVRAVDGIDLQVPEGSVFGFLGPNGSGKTTTLRMLLGLIRPNRGRVRVNGADLGSNRYAALGKVGAIVEQPALYPTLTGRQTLRMHATLIGRGRDEVEEILALVGLTHAANRKSKGYSLGMRQRLAIGRALLGKPQLLILDEPTNGLDPSGIAEVRELIKSLPERTGTTVLLSSHLLSEVEQMADTCALINKGKLLFQGPLEELKASAGAFLIAEVDDPTRAAEVFTNSGLEPNIRGSFVEARCDWDKKGRAALLAALVGAGIEVSYFELKQPQLENVFLELTKPGGEG
- a CDS encoding M23 family metallopeptidase, which produces MKSVVLFPLAALSACAATAAPPVPSLSPKHEENVSSVSAVPTAARNDEDDTAPRTDGPAAKVTQTVLEGTQFQGGLLRGQTPPGSKVFLDDTEVLVDEGGHFLIGFDRDHPATAVLKVVSPDGKEERETIQVRPQQWLESSVTVAENKANPRTDFDLKKIAADKKLKDKARSQMSGSVYWLSGFVWPAEGCVSSPFGYRRIVNGKARNYHSGVDVAAPDGMSPIDYIGTPIYAPADGIVTLAEPDMFFEGGLVLIDHGQLLESAMMHMSEVLVEAGDTVEQGDLLGKVGMEGRVTGPHLHWSLKWRDRLLDPELNVEERARCTPGL